The proteins below are encoded in one region of Chrysemys picta bellii isolate R12L10 chromosome 4, ASM1138683v2, whole genome shotgun sequence:
- the LOC103306339 gene encoding uncharacterized protein LOC103306339 yields the protein MRRSSPASAEGWAGVRRGVCVWGGGSLSPVCAPRLRPSLRPCSLLPCIPPPCVRAPWIRTPSSRAPWIRTLSPPCAPDPDPVPSLSPHPDTFSLRAPRIQTPSPPCGPDPDPFAPAARIRTLSPSVRPGSGPLPLRAPQIRTLSPSVRPGSGDFLPPCAPDPDPFPSVRPGSGPLPLRAPQIRTLSPSVRPGSGDFLPPCAPDPDPFPSLRPGSGDFLPPCAPDPDPFPSVRLGPIPSQLRAGADSPVQGSGSSAESWAAARQRRGGAGAARGAPSGAAQPCDINNIIWASRDIPARGQRCCPAQIVPLPPGEGGGRRRPPRNAAQRAPRPAPAAGTRRCPAAAPGPAGPHQGSATPSAAEPDRHIPTLAVRLLN from the exons ATGCGGCGCAGCAGCCCCGCAAGCGCAGAGGGCTGGGCCGGTGTccggagaggggtgtgtgtgtggggaggggggagtctaTCCCCTGTCTGTGCGCCCCGGCTCCGTCCCTCTCTGcgcccctgcagcctcctcccttGCATCCCGCCCCCCTGCGTGCGTGCGCCCTGGATCCGGACCCCTTCCTCTCGTGCGCCCTGGATCCGGACCCTTTCCCCTCCGTGCGCCCCGGATCCGGACCCCGTCCCTTCCCTTTCCCCGCATCCGGACACTTTCTCCCTCCGTGCGCCCCGAATCcagaccccttcccctccctgcggcccgGATCCGGACCCCTTCGCCCCTGCGGCCCGGATCCGGACACTTTCTCCCTCCGTGCGCCCCGGATCCGGACCCCTTCCCCTCCGTGCGCCTCAGATCCGGACACTTTCTCCCTCCGTGCGCCCCGGATCCGGAGACTTTCTCCCTCCGTGCGCCCCGGATCCGGACCCCTTCCCCTCCGTGCGCCCCGGATCCGGACCCCTTCCCCTCCGTGCGCCTCAGATCCGGACACTTTCTCCCTCCGTGCGCCCCGGATCCGGAGACTTTCTCCCTCCGTGCGCCCCGGATCcggaccccttcccctccctgcgcCCCGGATCCGGAGACTTTCTCCCTCCGTGCGCCCCGGATCCGGACCCCTTCCCCTCCGTGCGCCTCGGCCCCATCCCCTCGCAACTCAGGGCCGGCGCGGACTCACCTGTCCAGGGCAGCGGCAGCAGCGCGGAGTCCTGGGCAGCGGCGAGGCAGAGGcgcggcggggctggggcagcgcgGGGAGCGCCGAGCGGAGCCGCCCAGCCCTGCGATATAAATAACATTATCTGGGCGAGCAGGGACATTCCTGCCCGAGGACAGCGCTGCTGCCCGGCCCAGATAGTCCCGCTGcctccaggggagggaggggggaggaggcgccCGCCCCGCAATGCAGCACAGCGGGCCCCCAGGCCAGCGCCAGCAGCGGGCACCCGGCGATGCCCAGCAGCGGCGCCGGGACCAGCAGGCCCGCACCAGGGCTCGGCCACACCCAGCGCG GCTGAGCCGGACCGGCACATCCCCACATTGGCTGTCCGGCTGCTAAATTGA